The Mauremys reevesii isolate NIE-2019 linkage group 19, ASM1616193v1, whole genome shotgun sequence genomic sequence GTCCCCGGGTGGCTGGCTCCAGTCAGCCATTGGGGCTGAGAACCACAGTGCTCAGGGCACTCGCCTATCTGAAAACAGTAGCCAGCATCAGAGGGCACGTGGGGGAGGGGCCCCCCAGACCATGGTGGGATTCAACCAGTGACAGCACCCGCCCCCGTCCCTTCCCCCTCACTGTGGGCTAGTCCAACGTACATCAGGTCCCAGTCCAGCTGTGCCCACTCCAGCTCCTCCATCAGCCGCGTCAGCCGCACCTTGAAATAGGCCTCGAAGCGCACGTCATCCTCAAACACCACCGACTTCTCCAGCCCCCGCGCCACGATCTGCAGGGAGAGCCCGAGGGCTTGTCGTTAGAGGCTCTGCCGCTCCCTCCTGGACCCCCCCTTCTTCCCTTCCCCAGGACAGCGGCACCAGTCCGGAAACTAAGTCTGGGCTGGGGCTTGTTGTGAAGAACGGCCTCACAGAACAGaggagtggggcagaggagacacccccATCCAGGGGCTGCTGCCGAGGGCACCAGGCCAGCCAGGAAGGTTGCTCAACGTgctccagtgggtagggcactggacagggactcagaagacccaagttctagtcccagctctgacaatggtgaccgtgggcaagtcgcTTCCCttctctgtttagactgtaagctctctggggcagggtctgtctctcaCTCTGAACAATGCCCAGTGCCACGGGCCCCCCCTCGGCAATAGTgtaatctccccctccccaactatTGTCTTCTTCTGCCTCAGGTCTTTACCTCTTTCCAGATGTAATAATGGCTGAGGAAGCAACCGACCTCCCCCTTGGTGAGCGTCCTGCCAGAGAACGGGTCATAGTATCCTGGGAGCAGATCCACACCCAGGATCTTAATGTCACTGCTGTTCAGGGCGCTGGAAGGCGAGAGGCCGTGGTTAGAGAAGTGCTGCACTGGAGAACAGGCGgtggggaacaatcctgcactggccgGTGGGCATGatagatccttcctgtctctaaCTCCCACTATTCTGCACCCTGTAACAACAGCTACAGCTatccctgctcctggccccgttGGATCTAGTCACTTCTAGGGGAGCTCCCCACGGAGACGGGCTAGTTCCAATCTGGGGCAGGTTATTCCCTGCCTTGGGCCACCGACACCTCCTCCAACAGGGGAGTCCCTTGTGAAGGTGAGCCTTCCCCCCCGCCCATAAGCACCTCACAGGAGGGGCCTGGCCAGCCCAATAGAGGATTTGGCAGGCTGTGCTGTGAGACACCGGCAGGCTGAGCTCATGTGACACTGAGCCAGGGGATCGTGTGTAACTTTGGCTGCTGCCTCTTCTTACCATGTCTGACATCTGCCTTTTGCTTCCCTTGCTCAGGAGGCAATCCAGTGTTGTTCCATCTCTCCACCACAGACTAGCAGAATTTCCCCACTCGGTTCAATGTGTGGTGTCATAACgcatcccccaccccaactcaaagcagcagtgGGAGTGCTGAGCTTCAGCAGCAAGAAACCTGCCTGTGCCCAGCATCCAAAACCCATTCCCCCTCTGAGGTACTGGCATCCCACCCAAGCTGTGGCAAAGCAGGGTAAAGAGCACAGAGCAATCACCTCCCATCCACAGCGTCCACCACCAGGGGGTCTATCTCCAGCTCATACAGAGAACTCAGCATCCGCTGGCGCCGGTCTGGCCGCCGCACCAGGTTAATCAGGAAAATCTTAAGAAGAATCAAACATTAAaggggataggattaaaattcagaatgagctggacaaactggagaaatggtctgaagtcaataggatgaaattcaataaggacaaatgcaaagtgctccacttagcaaggaacaatcagttgcccacatacaaaatgggaaatggctgcctaggaaggagcactgcagaaagggatctgggggtcatagtggacacaagctaaatatgagtcaacagtgtaacattgttggaaaaaaagtgaacatcgttctgggatgtattagcaggagtgttgtaagcaggacaggagaagtaattcttcactctactccgtgctgattaggcctcaactggagtattgtgtccagttctgggcaccacatttcaggaaggatttggacaaattgcagaaagaccaacaaaaattattaaaggtctagaaaacatgacctatgagggaagattgaaaaaattaggtttgtttagtctggagcagagaagacagaggggacatgatgacagttttcaagtacctaaaaggttgttacaaggaggagggagaaaaattgttcttcttaacctctgaggctaggacaagaagcaatgggcttacatttcagcaagggaggtttaggttggacattagaggAAAGCTTCCTAaccgtcagggtggttaagcactggaataaattgcctagggaggttgtggaatctccatcattggcgattttaaagagcaggtagataaacacctgtcagggatggtctagataatacttagtcctgccatgagtgcaaaggactggactagctgatctctcgaggtcccttccagtcctatgattctatgactccagCCCAGGAAACATCAGGCTAGAGACCCAGAGAAGGGCACAGTCTCACGCTCACCAAGGGAAGCTGCCAAGAGCAGGGGATAGTCTAACTGGGGTTCCTCCATTCAGCAGTGGGCAGGCCATTGTGACTGAGGGAATGGGATACCCTGGGACACAGAGGACGGACAAAGCTCTATCCCAGCTGGGCACACGGAGGGGAACAAGCTCCACTCCATGGCAATGAGTGGGATGAAGGAAGGGCCTTAGCAGCTGTCTCCTCTTTGAAGCATTAGCAGAATCTTTCCCCAAGATGGGAGCTCAGTGGGGTCTCTGCTCATGGGACAGGGCTCCTGCCAGACCTCCCTCACCAGCCACCCATCCTCTCCCGTGAGTCAACTCTGCATTGGGCCTCAACGTACTGTTCCCTGGTGTCCTCACATAGGGGTTTAATGGTGCAGCCACAGGCTACTAGACAAGGAATATGGGTTGGAGTGTCCTTCACACAGCAGGGGGTACGGAGGCAGCCCGCTTAGCTGGGCGGGGGGATTTCACATCACTCTGCAGCGTCTCCGCTGGCCAGCCCAGCAGGGGCAGGCTCCAGAGGGAGGTGGAGGGACAGTAGCTGCCATGAGGGAGTTGTgttgggcagggaggggaaacaCGCTCTCACTTCCAGCCAGGTGCTCACCTCATCAAAGCCCATTTTACCGAGGTGCTTGGGGCTGAGGGAAACGTGCTCAGAGGGGTACATCGGGGGGCCATCCACTGCAAGAGACAGAGCACGTGGCTAAGATGGAGTCACtgtgcccagagccctcactccaaGGGCACAGACAGAAGCAAACACCCTCAGCTGCGTCACTGCCTCACCAGAtacagctgggggtgtgggccaggagcttcccccctccccaggatgATAgtgcgggctggggctggcctcACAGCTCAGACGGCTCAAGTGCTTGGAGGCTACCAGAATGGTACAGGCTGCGTCCCCACCCCGCGCCCCACCACAGTGCCTCATGGATGAGCTGGGGTCTTCCACTTTCCATGGCCCGTTCAATCCTTAGGCTTTGCTGCTGTGACTCCCAGCAAGGAAGCCAGCGAGCCCCTTTACAGCGCGGATGCCCACCCGAGACCCAGCACACTTCCCTCATGTCCACTAAGGGCCTTTGCCAAAGAGGGACAGGAAACGCTTACGCTTTGCCTGTCAACTCCTCAGACAAATGCACCCCAAACATATGGTGCAAACAGgtgaaactccactgacttcaggggagctGCACCTGCTGATCTGCGCCCCAGGGCTAGGACCCCAGCTGAAGCACCCATCATTCCCCCCATGCCGGCGGCTGGGTCCCTGAGTCCTTACCCATTGCTTCCAGGATGAGGTGCACAAAGTTGATTCGTTCGTCCTCTAGCGTCTGATGGGACTTCACCGGGACATTGATGTAACCAAACCGCTCCTGGTTACACACGTAGATCTGGACTCCTGCAAGGCAGCGGCAGCCAGAGTAAGCCCAGGCcacccgcccctgctcccaaccCCTTCGCTGAGAGCTCTGCACACCAGCCTTCCCCGTGTTGCTCCATCCCAAAGCacaagccctgggctcctcctaaTGTGCCAACCAGATCCCCACTCCCCCGCCTCCACCCACCACCCTGCCTTGGGCAAAGGGGCCGTGCAGGGCCAGCACGGAGCAGGAGACAGCCCCTTGGGAAATGCATTGCTTTTCTACATCCTTCAATCCCACATCTACATGGGGACGGATTCAAGTTTCACAGTCCTCTGGCCTCGACCCCTGGCCATGGGATGCCTTGAGGAGGTCCCCCAGAAAGGAGCGAGTACAGCTCACTGCGGGTCCtctcccactctgccccttccctctggCCCTCACCCGCTGCTTGGCAGGAGTAGGCGAAGACGATGATGTCGTCGAAGGGCCAGGTgtagttggggtggggtgggtggaaggCGAGCTCAGAGGTCCCCTCTTTTCGCAGGTCAAGCAGGAAGGTGGCGTACACCATGGGGACGGCGAAGCAGCCCACGCGCTGGCGGTTCTTGGTGGGGAAATAGTCTGCCGTCCTGCGGTAGTAACCCTGGGAAATACAGGGGTGGGGTAATTCCCACTGACCGGAGCCAGCGCGTCTCCCCCACCCACCGTAAGCAGGCAGGGCTCCAGCATGGAGAGCTCCCTCACAGCCATGCCCTGACAGCAGTAGGCCGGGCCCCATGCCACTCTCAGATGCTTCAGAGTTTCCCTCCATCCTCGTCATCCAGCCTCTACCCCAAGGAGAGAGACACCCAGCAAATCACACATGTCCAGCTGAACACAGACAGGTGGGGCCTGTAGGTTTCCTCCCTGGTCTTAAACGGGACGACGGGGCTTGCAGCAGAGCCCGGACCCCACACAGCAGAGAGGGGGCGACGTTAGAGGCCACTCAGGGGTTTTAGGAGACAGCAGAGCTCACATGAAGGAAGAGTGATGGGCAGGTTGGTACACGGCTGAGAAGGCACCAGTGGAATTTCTCGGCGGAAGCTGCAGCCTGAACTGACTGGGTGACTTGGCTACGAGATCTTAGGAGTGActctgggatggcagggggtgccCAGAAGGGCAGAGGTGGTGCTTCGAGGAAGGTTCCTCAGGCAGGAACCTTACAGTTAGGTGCCTGGAGATGTTTTCTGCCTGTGGTTAAGGGAGAAGATGTCCCATACCTGCCCCAGGTCCATCAGGAACTGCAGGACAGGGGCACCCCCAAGAATAACACACACCACTGCTTGGAAGCAGCACCCATGCTGAGTGACAGCAAACAGGACATCCTCCGGCACAGGGGAttccccctgcccgccccaggCAGCTTACCTGAGGGGTTATCCCACACCAGAAGTTGGAGTAATATGTCTGGGAGTCCAGCATGGGGGCGATCACAGACTTGTTCTGCGAGATCAGGAACGTCAGGGTCCGATTGTTGGTCAGGATGCTGTCTGTATCGGTGAGCTGGTGGTGGAAACACAGCCAGCTTAGCGGGAGCAATACGCTTGAAGCGAGGCTGCGGCTGCTCATCACAACACATCTAGGTAGGCGAGCTCGTAGGGAGAGCTCCTGCCCAGCAACGGCCTGCTCGGGGCAGGCACGGCTCCATGCCACTCTGGgaaactcctgggttctcctgcaCCCTCAGCCTCCAACCACTCAGCCAGGAAGTGAAACCCTTGGAGGATATTTTCCCAGCAGGGGGCTCTCAGACAGCCCTGGATGTTATCTGTGAGCGATGGCTCTGGAGCATCCACAACAAAACAGAGAGGAACCAGGGCCATAAAGCTTAAGTTAGGAAGATGACAGGTTTCCACAGTGGGGTCATTTCAAAGTAGGCTGGATACACCCCCGGAGAAGCTGCCACAAGGAACTATCCTGCTCTGGGCAAAGTGACGCAACAGAACTTTCCCATCTCCGCTTTCAACGCATCTGAAAGCAGCTCACGTTCCCCCAGGCTGGGCCTTGCGGGAGGGCTGAAATCCTTCCCGTGCTAACGGAAGGATGTGGACCCAGTTGGTCCAGTTACAGAGTTCTCTTACCAGGAGATAATCAGCCCCCTTGGCCCGGGCGAAGCTCAGAGCTTCCTGCTTGAGCCTCATGACATGTTCATAGCGTTCGTCTGTCCAGTGCTTGGGGCCAAGTTCATCGGGGTAAGAGCTGCATCAGGCAAACAAGGAGTTAATTACCTGCCCTTGGCTGTGAACTCACAAACTCACTGCGCCTGCATGCCGGATGGCTGAGGAGCTTGGCCAGGGCAGGATCAGCTCAGGATCACCTAACAAAGGGCTCATCTTGACTGGGTTTGCTTAGGGTggagcccctctggggcagcagggggagggatccctcgCTGAGGAGCCATTCAGCTTGCACAGCCCTATGTCTGCCCAGCCTGTCCATCCCACAAGCAGCCCAAGCATGTGCAGGGTGGATCAGTGCTGCCTGAACAGCCCCAGGCCGGGAGGGAAGAAACATGAAACTGACTCACTAACAGGCTCAGGATTGGGTCAGGCCACAGTCAGCTACCGCAGCCCACACACTCCCAGCAAGGAGACTGTAGGAAACAGACtctccctgtctccatccgtgtGCAGGGCCTCTCGCTCCATCCGTGCATAGGGGCCTCTCGCTCCTGGGGGAATCTCTGTGCAGTCAGCTCCAGGCAAGAGCAGGACAAGACAGGAGAGAACAGAACTGGGCATGGCAGGTTTGGGTGGATCAGAACAGGATGGGGCACAGAGAGCCGCCGACCAGCCGAGCAGTGGGCAGACCGCCACAATGCCAATGGGCAGGTAACCTCAGACCCCTTCTTCAGGGTGCCACCAAAGGGCTGATACCAGTGAAGGTGCTGGGCGAAAGCCATCCCCATCCCACCTGGAGGAGAATATCCATGCACCCTGTCCTAAACTGGATCAGAACCGCCACAGGGTGGAAGAGGATGCTAGACCCACTTCCATGCAAAGACTGTTATGCCCCAAATCGGGAGCTGCACACCACAAAGCTTCATGTAAGAAAAATGCAGCGGTGAGGTCTGGTAGGCTGGTGCAGGGATGGGACCCAGAAACTTCTGGCTCCGTTCCGTCTCCAGCTGACTCCCTTGTTCCCTATACACGAAATGGACAAAACACTCTCTGGTAGGACGCGTTGCTACAGCAgggcctagggtgaccatacaCCTTACCTGGGCTCCTCCACTGACTTCCACTCAATGTAGCGATAGTGTTTCTCCATGGCCGTAAGCCATTCCCACAGGATCTCGGTTGTGTTGTCGATATTGTGGTCCGTTGCACACCTGAAAAATCAGAATGCAGAGAAGACATTAgctctcccccttctcccagccccatTTCTTGCAGCACGTGCCTTCCAGTCTCCAGCCCCAAACCCAGCCACACAATCCTATGAAACTCAAATGGAAGCCACAGTGGCAGCTCTCAGGGAGATCCCCCTCCCCAAATGCCTCCCGACCTCCAAAGCCCACACATCTGGACATCAGTGGAGAGCTGTACAAACAAGGATGCCAGGGAGTTGAGAAGACTCATGTCTCCAGAGGGTGCGTGAATGAAGAAGTTGAGTGTCTCAagcacagggctggccttacaaGCAGAAATGAGGAAGAAGCCTCTAATAGTGCAGAAGAACTACCAGACtgaatcagaccaatggtctatctccGTGGTTCTCAATCAGGAGAACGTGCACcactgggggtatgcagaggtctttcagggggtatgtcaactcatctagatcagtggttctcaacctgggggtcatgagcctcaggggggagggggtcataAGCGCAGGGCCGGTATTAGGGGTGGCAAGCATGGCAATTGCCCGGGCCCTATGCCACAGGGTGCACTgtgaagctaagttacatgcttcagccccaggcagaggggcTTGAGCTTCAGGGGTACAGTGgtctagaaaggttgagaactaATGGTCTATGCAGTCCAAAGTCCTGGTTCCAATAGTGCCAAGTGCTAGATGCTTCAGGAGAAGGTGCATGTAAGCCCAcagtggacaattatggaataacctacctgcaggggaagtttcttcctgacccctgtcAGAGTACAGTTGattcatgccctgaagcatgagggtttaaaTCCAATTTTTTAATTCCATCTGATGTAAgtggataagaacataagaacggccaaactgggtcagatcaaagatccatctagcccagtatcctgtcttttgacggtggctaatgccaggtaccccaaagggaatgaacagaacagataatcatcaagtggtccatcccATCACCATTCCCAGCTTGGATGTTCTTATCCGTAGAAAAGCAGGTTCTTCCTAAAGTGCTCTCGGCTGAGTGGGAGAATTCCATGGAACTGGCTGGGATCACCACCTGGATTCATGAGCAGTGGCAGCATGAGACTGACTGGGACTGCGGAATATTAAGGGGCAGGACCACACCAGGAACTGCCCTCTGGCAGCTGCCAAGCCTGACCACCCTTACTGGCAGCCTGACAGCATGCCAACAACGCTCTGCAGAGACATTCTGAGTGTGAAACTGGTTCCCTGCTCTCCGTTGTCACAAAGATATCAGTGCCGCTTGTCCCAGAACATCCTGTTTCTGCATCGAGTGTTGTCTAATGGCTAGTGCAAGGAGGTAAggatcagaactcctgggttctaatcccagctctgtggaCAAGTCATTTACCCTCTgcgtgcctcagtctccccacctGTCAAATGGGGATTTTGCCACCTCTGTAAGCGCAAGGCAATAGATTGATTTACCAGTTTTCTAATATGGACCAGACAGGCCAAATTAATCACTGGTGTAACTGTATGGGCCTCAGGAATAAATTTAGCCCAGAATGTTCCTATCCAGGCATAGACAAGCTTAAACCTCCGTGTGAACTCTGCTTCCACCCTAGAGCCGCTGCGATTCCTTTAAAAGGAGACACGAGCAACCCAGGCATGAACGCTGGCTCCTGTGCTATAAATACCTCCCGGCTATGCTGGCACCAGCAAAGGCAGCAGGCGGGAATCTTTTGGAGAATTAACATGTAATTTTAAGCAATCTGCTATTGGGAGAGGGAACGTGAAGGGATAATTCCTTCCAAACTGCAGACTCGCTGACTAGCATTAAAGAGgcccccacactgccctgccCGGGCCTGGGCGGCCACCAAACACAAGGGCTCATTTGTCTTCAGACCAGGCTCTTCCCAACTGGTAATTAGCCATTCTCCTCCTTTACTTCTTCCCATTGCTCTGGGCAGGGCCGTGGGATGCACACTGCCTACGGCCTCCTTTCCCAGTTCTGTTTTCAGCCCCGCCATGCCCATGACAACATCCACAGCCCCAGGACGGGGCCCGGATTCAGTGGCGAGTCCTGTTCCAACCGAGGTGGGGGAAAGCGACGAATGTCGTGTATCGCCGCCTAGCACAGGCTGGGGTTGGACAGGCAGGGCACAGACATAGTGGGAGtgagcagggcagagctgagcGGACCAGCCAATGACTCCCCCTCACCCTCTTCTCATCCATGCTGCTCTCCTCTAGCCTTTCCTCTCACATACTTTCTCATGCaagtgaaacatttttttaaaaaccagcttTTTGGAAATGCCAGCCTCAGCCCCTGCCAGCAACACCGGGCAGAGATGCGTCTTTGCTCCCAGGGTCCTGATCACAGCTGAAGGACAACATCTCCTCCCTCAAatactcccctccacccccacccaaggTCTGACACTTCACAAGGCCCGAGACCCCATTCATCCCAGCACATCGAGATCCGAACACAAGGCTGTGGCTTGTAATGGGAGAGCTCAGCTCCCCCAGGACCAACGTGCTTGCACCCACtctacagcacctcctgctgggagcagctgggactggagTCTCCTCTCACACCCATCTGTTAGTCTGGGCTGGGTGCTGGGAATTCCAAACACATGGAGTCAAGCCACAGGGAAAACCGTAAGTATCCGAGATGGAAAAAAGGTACCAATAGAAGAGTGGCCCAGCTCTTGCTGCAGCCTGGATTGCTGGCCAGCAGACTGCACATCTGGATCTCTAGCAGACGTGCACATATGGTAAAGATGCTCTTTACAATGATTATGCTCCCGAGGTAATAGTTCCTACAAGCTCATGTGAGAGGCTGTCGAATACGTCTGCAGTAGCTGTGAGGGGCAGTGAGAGCAGATGGGATGAGGCGCCCAGCTCCAGACACCCGTATCTCACAGTATGcacggggggtgaggggggtattaacctccaggagcagggggagaaCATCCCCCCTCGGGTAGGATGGAAGAGTGTCCAGCCCATAACTCAGGCACcagccccgctgctgccccactgcccagcatccctttaagtcggggagggagggagggaggggttccCCAGCCCTGGCAGTGCCCCCGCTAAGGGGACAGCAGTGAGATGGCCCCCATCCTGCACGGGCAcatccccctgcagccccataTCCCTGCTGCCCTTCCTCGCCCTGGCACTAACCCCAGCCCTAGGGcccctctggggagagggggcaccccCGGCTTCTTGCCCTCCCCGGGGAGCCGAGCAGCCCTTACCAGATAGAGATGCGCCCCTTGGGGTAGTCCAGGCGCTCCAAGGCCCCCAGGTAATGGGGCAGCGAGTGCTCGGAGTTGCGGGCCAGGATGGCGATCACCACGgtgggcagctcctgctgctgcccggctgggctccccccttcctcctcctgcccggggcagcccctcagcagcaggagcagggcgcAGCGCAGCAGCGCAGCACCGAGGGGGCGCATGGCCGGAGGCAGCGGCCGCAGCAGTGGGGAGCGGCCGGGGAGCGGAGCTGGGAGCGGGGCGGAGCAGAGGGCGGGTGGGAAGAGAGGGGCCGGGCTGGGAATCAgcgccgggaggggaggggagagggggaggctcACGGTGGGGAAGAGACGAGGGCTGGTAGCGCTGGGGCTGTGCCCTGCAGCTCAAATCCTGGTGCCACcaagctgggcagcagcagggccggcCTCCCTCTCCCTAGTCCCGGGGGCCAgttgggctggggggtgctgtgGGCTGGACACCGtcacctggctgctgggagctgagccccaCCGAGCTCAGCTCCAGTGTTGGCATCCGCCCTTGCTCTGGGCGTGCACCCAGGACCGCTGAGAGCTGGTTCGGGCCCctgtgaaaaaaaattttcaggCCCCCCCGCAAGGGCGGACCAGCTAAACCGGGGCGACGAAGCCAGGGaacccaggccctgggccc encodes the following:
- the CERCAM gene encoding inactive glycosyltransferase 25 family member 3 isoform X1, with translation MRPLGAALLRCALLLLLRGCPGQEEEGGSPAGQQQELPTVVIAILARNSEHSLPHYLGALERLDYPKGRISIWCATDHNIDNTTEILWEWLTAMEKHYRYIEWKSVEEPSSYPDELGPKHWTDERYEHVMRLKQEALSFARAKGADYLLLTDTDSILTNNRTLTFLISQNKSVIAPMLDSQTYYSNFWCGITPQGYYRRTADYFPTKNRQRVGCFAVPMVYATFLLDLRKEGTSELAFHPPHPNYTWPFDDIIVFAYSCQAAGVQIYVCNQERFGYINVPVKSHQTLEDERINFVHLILEAMVDGPPMYPSEHVSLSPKHLGKMGFDEIFLINLVRRPDRRQRMLSSLYELEIDPLVVDAVDGSALNSSDIKILGVDLLPGYYDPFSGRTLTKGEVGCFLSHYYIWKEIVARGLEKSVVFEDDVRFEAYFKVRLTRLMEELEWAQLDWDLIYLGRKQVNSDDEEPVEDVRNLVVAEYSYWTLAYIISQRGAQKLIAAEPLSKMLPVDEFLPIMSDKHPNEDYKQHFANRDLLVYSVHPLLAYPTHYTGDSKWLSDTETSTIWDDDSKKTDWSGSQKTLKGSRSNAGHSFRSTSRDEL
- the CERCAM gene encoding inactive glycosyltransferase 25 family member 3 isoform X4, yielding MEKHYRYIEWKSVEEPSSYPDELGPKHWTDERYEHVMRLKQEALSFARAKGADYLLLTDTDSILTNNRTLTFLISQNKSVIAPMLDSQTYYSNFWCGITPQGYYRRTADYFPTKNRQRVGCFAVPMVYATFLLDLRKEGTSELAFHPPHPNYTWPFDDIIVFAYSCQAAGVQIYVCNQERFGYINVPVKSHQTLEDERINFVHLILEAMVDGPPMYPSEHVSLSPKHLGKMGFDEIFLINLVRRPDRRQRMLSSLYELEIDPLVVDAVDGSALNSSDIKILGVDLLPGYYDPFSGRTLTKGEVGCFLSHYYIWKEIVARGLEKSVVFEDDVRFEAYFKVRLTRLMEELEWAQLDWDLIYLGRKQVNSDDEEPVEDVRNLVVAEYSYWTLAYIISQRGAQKLIAAEPLSKMLPVDEFLPIMSDKHPNEDYKQHFANRDLLVYSVHPLLAYPTHYTGDSKWLSDTETSTIWDDDSKKTDWSGSQKTLKGSRSNAGHSFRSTSRDEL
- the CERCAM gene encoding inactive glycosyltransferase 25 family member 3 isoform X2, which gives rise to MWSPELLQSRCATDHNIDNTTEILWEWLTAMEKHYRYIEWKSVEEPSSYPDELGPKHWTDERYEHVMRLKQEALSFARAKGADYLLLTDTDSILTNNRTLTFLISQNKSVIAPMLDSQTYYSNFWCGITPQGYYRRTADYFPTKNRQRVGCFAVPMVYATFLLDLRKEGTSELAFHPPHPNYTWPFDDIIVFAYSCQAAGVQIYVCNQERFGYINVPVKSHQTLEDERINFVHLILEAMVDGPPMYPSEHVSLSPKHLGKMGFDEIFLINLVRRPDRRQRMLSSLYELEIDPLVVDAVDGSALNSSDIKILGVDLLPGYYDPFSGRTLTKGEVGCFLSHYYIWKEIVARGLEKSVVFEDDVRFEAYFKVRLTRLMEELEWAQLDWDLIYLGRKQVNSDDEEPVEDVRNLVVAEYSYWTLAYIISQRGAQKLIAAEPLSKMLPVDEFLPIMSDKHPNEDYKQHFANRDLLVYSVHPLLAYPTHYTGDSKWLSDTETSTIWDDDSKKTDWSGSQKTLKGSRSNAGHSFRSTSRDEL
- the CERCAM gene encoding inactive glycosyltransferase 25 family member 3 isoform X3, whose product is MQEALRCATDHNIDNTTEILWEWLTAMEKHYRYIEWKSVEEPSSYPDELGPKHWTDERYEHVMRLKQEALSFARAKGADYLLLTDTDSILTNNRTLTFLISQNKSVIAPMLDSQTYYSNFWCGITPQGYYRRTADYFPTKNRQRVGCFAVPMVYATFLLDLRKEGTSELAFHPPHPNYTWPFDDIIVFAYSCQAAGVQIYVCNQERFGYINVPVKSHQTLEDERINFVHLILEAMVDGPPMYPSEHVSLSPKHLGKMGFDEIFLINLVRRPDRRQRMLSSLYELEIDPLVVDAVDGSALNSSDIKILGVDLLPGYYDPFSGRTLTKGEVGCFLSHYYIWKEIVARGLEKSVVFEDDVRFEAYFKVRLTRLMEELEWAQLDWDLIYLGRKQVNSDDEEPVEDVRNLVVAEYSYWTLAYIISQRGAQKLIAAEPLSKMLPVDEFLPIMSDKHPNEDYKQHFANRDLLVYSVHPLLAYPTHYTGDSKWLSDTETSTIWDDDSKKTDWSGSQKTLKGSRSNAGHSFRSTSRDEL